One Equus quagga isolate Etosha38 chromosome 5, UCLA_HA_Equagga_1.0, whole genome shotgun sequence genomic window carries:
- the LOC124239486 gene encoding uncharacterized protein LOC124239486 isoform X1, protein MREKTGFKNSRDASLATWTRPELETQGSRWPDVRSVRVREPPPPAAKTCSRICRQPCWKQLSMPQGSRLEASFTPGFPGAVDQCLAQRRCPVRIRDLSSVRQFSECAQQAGDPLQLEKQQQLWRLEEVALRAPTSPDCPPGEDQQLSPPQSGHPQREVSGYGAAELIKNDKAPCNCQHLGTPLRGVEMMRERLQHRTHGRDSGRGRCCEHHPSGV, encoded by the exons ATGCGAGAGAAAACAGGTTTCAAAAACAGCCGAGACGCCAGCCTCGCCACCTGGACCCGGCCAGAGTTAGAGACGCAGGGATCTAGATGGCCCGATGTGCG GAGCGTGAGGGTCCGAgagcccccgccccccgccgcgaAGACCTGTTCTAGGATTTGTAGACAGCCCTGCTGGAAG CAGCTGAGCATGCCTCAAGGATCAAGGCTGGAAGCATCATTCACCCCAGGCTTCCCTGGAGCCGttgaccagtgcctggcacagaggaggtgccCAGTACGCATCAGGGACTTAAGTTCTGTCCGCCAGTTCTCTGAGTGTGCCCAGCAAGCGGGTGACCCTCTGCAGTTGGAGAAGCAACAGCAActgtggaggctggaggaggtggccctgaGGGCCCCCACCAGCCCAGACTGCCCTCCTGGAGAGGACCAGCAGCTGTCTCCTCCTCAGTCTGGGCATCCACAGAGGGAGGTCTCTGGCTATGGAGCTGCTGAGCTAATTAAGAATGACAAAGCACCATGTAATTGCCAGCACTTG GGGACTCCACTGCGAGGAGTAGAGATGATGCGCGAGAGGCTCCAGCACAGGACACACGGGAGGGACTCAGGACGTGGCAGGTGCTGTGAGCATCATCCCTCTGGTGTGTAA
- the LOC124239486 gene encoding uncharacterized protein LOC124239486 isoform X2, with product MKTLCIAAERCLIQRQKQLSMPQGSRLEASFTPGFPGAVDQCLAQRRCPVRIRDLSSVRQFSECAQQAGDPLQLEKQQQLWRLEEVALRAPTSPDCPPGEDQQLSPPQSGHPQREVSGYGAAELIKNDKAPCNCQHLGTPLRGVEMMRERLQHRTHGRDSGRGRCCEHHPSGV from the exons atgaaaaccctatgcaTAGCAGCAGAGCgctgtctgatacagcgccagaag CAGCTGAGCATGCCTCAAGGATCAAGGCTGGAAGCATCATTCACCCCAGGCTTCCCTGGAGCCGttgaccagtgcctggcacagaggaggtgccCAGTACGCATCAGGGACTTAAGTTCTGTCCGCCAGTTCTCTGAGTGTGCCCAGCAAGCGGGTGACCCTCTGCAGTTGGAGAAGCAACAGCAActgtggaggctggaggaggtggccctgaGGGCCCCCACCAGCCCAGACTGCCCTCCTGGAGAGGACCAGCAGCTGTCTCCTCCTCAGTCTGGGCATCCACAGAGGGAGGTCTCTGGCTATGGAGCTGCTGAGCTAATTAAGAATGACAAAGCACCATGTAATTGCCAGCACTTG GGGACTCCACTGCGAGGAGTAGAGATGATGCGCGAGAGGCTCCAGCACAGGACACACGGGAGGGACTCAGGACGTGGCAGGTGCTGTGAGCATCATCCCTCTGGTGTGTAA